In the Methylophilus sp. 5 genome, one interval contains:
- a CDS encoding ATP-binding cassette domain-containing protein: MTALLAIQQLSLSFAGRQVLQQLDLTLQAGEVVSVLGSNGAGKSTLLKSILGLHDGRVMQTGVIHIAGIDLLQARQQALSQLAYVPEQPAVYGHLSAIENIRYFLSLGAVSQTLNITTCLSMAGLPEQAWHRPCSDYSKGMKQKVMLALALAKQAKLLLLDEPNSGLDPQATEELNQLIMQCKQQGMGVLVVTHDVLSAMAFSDRLLMLANGQLSAVSIDQQALTLDNLKRLYQGQL; the protein is encoded by the coding sequence ATGACCGCACTTTTAGCTATTCAGCAACTCAGCCTCAGCTTTGCCGGGCGCCAGGTATTGCAGCAGCTTGACCTCACATTGCAGGCGGGCGAAGTCGTCTCGGTCTTAGGCAGCAATGGTGCTGGTAAATCCACCCTGCTCAAAAGCATTCTTGGCTTGCATGATGGGCGCGTCATGCAAACAGGTGTAATACACATCGCAGGCATAGACCTCTTGCAGGCACGCCAGCAGGCACTGTCACAACTGGCCTATGTGCCCGAACAACCCGCCGTGTATGGCCACCTGTCTGCCATTGAAAACATTCGTTACTTTTTGAGCCTGGGGGCCGTTAGCCAAACATTGAATATCACCACTTGTTTGAGCATGGCCGGCTTGCCGGAACAGGCCTGGCACCGCCCCTGCAGTGATTACTCCAAAGGCATGAAACAAAAAGTGATGTTGGCACTGGCGCTGGCAAAACAAGCCAAGCTATTACTGCTGGATGAGCCAAATTCTGGCCTTGATCCACAGGCGACCGAAGAACTGAACCAGTTGATCATGCAATGCAAACAGCAGGGCATGGGCGTATTAGTGGTCACGCATGATGTGCTCTCGGCCATGGCATTTTCTGACCGTTTGCTGATGCTGGCCAACGGCCAGCTCTCCGCAGTTAGCATAGACCAGCAGGCGCTGACCTTAGATAACCTCAAGCGACTTTACCAGGGGCAGCTATGA
- a CDS encoding DUF3526 domain-containing protein, whose amino-acid sequence MNLTPLLKIACNEWRRLWHARVPALLFTVLVALWLIAALAAHHHWQDHARTVAEVTQRSQQDWQSQPNRHPHRVSHYGDFVAKPLHPLSVIEPGILDQSGHLVYLEAHRLNSANFNPATEATSLGRFPLMTPAMIVQWWMPLFLIMMAYNTITAEKITGTLAFMRGNGTPGWQIAVGKWLALFLPLLLLLCIQAALTWVWSRGSDQLELRLAAMLLAQIMYIAGWCLLVVAVSWHSRQLHSALLTLLLCWVCICIIFPRGLANLAQVLHPTQPRTEAEYHAEIKLKAIGDSHNPQDPHFAAFKAQLLKQYAVTRIEDLPVNYNGLLMQEGERLTTAVYREQQALHDQQLAKQNASIRLWCWLTPALALQYVQMASSGNDLAHHQAFISQAENRRYQLIQYLNSIHSHKVVHADDKNTRVSAEFWQHAPRPAITMANMHVSQASLQTAFLILLGWILLPGVFLFKVSQRT is encoded by the coding sequence ATGAATCTCACGCCGCTCTTAAAAATCGCCTGCAACGAATGGCGGCGTTTGTGGCATGCCCGTGTGCCTGCCTTGCTATTCACTGTGCTGGTGGCGCTGTGGCTCATTGCCGCCCTCGCCGCTCACCATCACTGGCAAGACCATGCACGCACCGTGGCAGAAGTCACGCAACGCAGCCAGCAGGACTGGCAATCTCAACCCAACCGCCATCCGCACCGGGTGTCGCATTATGGTGATTTTGTCGCCAAACCACTGCATCCGCTCAGCGTCATCGAACCGGGCATTCTCGACCAATCTGGCCACTTGGTGTATCTGGAGGCGCATCGCTTAAACAGTGCCAACTTTAACCCTGCCACCGAAGCCACCAGCCTTGGGCGTTTTCCGCTGATGACGCCCGCCATGATTGTGCAATGGTGGATGCCTCTGTTTTTAATCATGATGGCTTACAACACCATCACCGCAGAAAAAATCACCGGCACGCTGGCGTTTATGCGCGGTAACGGCACGCCTGGCTGGCAGATTGCGGTTGGCAAATGGCTAGCCTTGTTTTTACCCCTGTTGCTTTTGCTATGCATACAGGCCGCGCTCACCTGGGTCTGGAGCAGAGGCAGTGATCAGCTTGAGCTCAGGCTGGCAGCCATGCTATTAGCACAAATCATGTATATCGCAGGCTGGTGTTTATTGGTGGTGGCGGTTTCCTGGCATAGTCGTCAACTGCATAGTGCTTTGCTCACCTTGCTGCTGTGCTGGGTGTGTATATGCATTATTTTTCCACGCGGGCTGGCTAACCTGGCACAGGTATTGCACCCTACCCAGCCACGCACCGAGGCTGAATATCATGCCGAAATTAAGCTCAAAGCGATTGGTGACAGCCATAATCCGCAAGACCCGCACTTTGCTGCGTTTAAAGCCCAACTACTCAAGCAATATGCAGTCACGCGCATTGAAGATTTACCCGTTAACTATAACGGCTTGCTGATGCAAGAAGGCGAACGCCTGACCACCGCGGTGTATCGCGAGCAGCAAGCACTGCATGACCAGCAACTGGCGAAACAAAATGCCAGCATACGACTATGGTGCTGGTTAACACCGGCACTGGCGCTGCAATACGTGCAGATGGCCAGCAGCGGCAACGATTTGGCGCATCATCAAGCATTTATTAGCCAGGCAGAAAATCGCCGCTACCAGTTGATTCAATACCTCAACAGCATTCATAGCCACAAGGTTGTACACGCTGACGATAAAAATACGCGTGTGTCGGCTGAGTTCTGGCAGCACGCGCCACGCCCGGCCATAACAATGGCCAATATGCATGTTAGCCAGGCCAGCCTGCAAACCGCTTTTCTCATTCTACTAGGCTGGATATTGCTGCCCGGCGTATTTCTTTTCAAGGTGAGCCAACGCACATGA
- a CDS encoding DUF3526 domain-containing protein: MKHELKLLLKQRSMVALLLFSIALTALSLLNGWQNMQHIRAQISHAQQEEARRKQDFVHLHQHEGSLDAGEVGYYVFHNVYHPPAEWSFIALGNRLVTPYVQRIRLLGLQGQLYDGESHHPEYVMLGSFDYAFWLVFFSPLLCIALLHDLKASEHQAQRLLFLQSLVASPAQFWLKRVLTRALLIAATFTLPVLVFAIAHSLFILPLLQVLATSLLYILFWAALCAGFSLHGRALNASFNALALASAWLLCCVVLPNLGQLWLHRQLPLQDGSQIALQHRQLVHGAWDLPKANTLDPFYALYPQWQHSAPVTGRFHWKWYYAFQHMADVQLQAQVAAREHILKQRDQATQQLGLLLPSVWVQRSLENVAQSNVTHLLAHRQRIADFHTQLRHAIYPALFNEQPLSVEAFEQLPVFGTQASHE, translated from the coding sequence ATGAAACACGAATTAAAGCTGTTACTTAAACAGCGCAGCATGGTCGCTTTGCTGCTATTCAGCATTGCCCTCACGGCGCTAAGCCTGCTCAATGGCTGGCAAAATATGCAGCATATTCGCGCACAAATCAGCCATGCCCAACAAGAGGAGGCTAGGCGCAAGCAGGACTTTGTGCACCTTCACCAGCATGAAGGCAGCCTGGATGCAGGTGAGGTTGGTTACTACGTGTTTCATAATGTCTACCACCCGCCTGCCGAGTGGAGTTTTATTGCCCTGGGCAACCGGCTGGTCACGCCATATGTGCAGCGCATACGCCTGCTTGGCCTGCAAGGGCAATTGTATGATGGTGAATCGCATCACCCGGAATACGTCATGCTGGGCAGTTTTGATTATGCGTTTTGGCTGGTGTTTTTTTCACCCCTGCTCTGCATTGCCTTGCTGCACGACCTCAAAGCCAGCGAGCATCAGGCGCAAAGATTGCTGTTTTTACAAAGCCTGGTGGCCTCTCCGGCGCAATTCTGGTTAAAACGCGTGCTGACCCGGGCGCTGCTGATTGCAGCCACCTTCACGCTGCCAGTGCTGGTCTTTGCAATAGCACATTCGCTGTTTATTTTGCCCTTGTTACAGGTGCTGGCAACCAGCCTGCTTTACATTCTGTTTTGGGCGGCCCTCTGCGCGGGCTTTAGCCTGCATGGCCGCGCACTCAACGCCAGTTTCAATGCACTGGCATTGGCGAGCGCTTGGTTACTGTGCTGTGTAGTATTACCTAACCTGGGCCAGCTCTGGTTACATCGGCAATTACCGTTACAAGATGGTAGCCAGATTGCCCTGCAACACCGGCAACTGGTGCATGGCGCCTGGGACTTACCCAAAGCCAATACCCTGGACCCGTTTTATGCCTTGTATCCGCAATGGCAACACTCCGCCCCCGTTACCGGCCGCTTTCACTGGAAATGGTATTACGCTTTTCAACACATGGCCGATGTTCAACTGCAGGCGCAAGTTGCAGCAAGAGAACACATACTGAAGCAGCGTGACCAGGCCACCCAACAGCTAGGCCTGCTACTGCCCAGCGTGTGGGTACAGCGTAGCCTGGAAAATGTGGCACAAAGTAATGTGACCCACCTGCTGGCGCATCGTCAACGCATTGCAGACTTTCACACCCAACTGCGGCACGCTATTTACCCCGCATTATTCAATGAGCAACCGTTATCCGTGGAAGCCTTCGAGCAATTGCCCGTGTTTGGCACTCAGGCCAGCCATGAATAA
- the pqqA gene encoding pyrroloquinoline quinone precursor peptide PqqA, which yields MWTKPAATEMRFGFEVTMYVMNK from the coding sequence ATGTGGACTAAACCAGCTGCTACTGAAATGCGTTTTGGCTTTGAAGTGACAATGTACGTCATGAACAAATAA
- a CDS encoding GlxA family transcriptional regulator, translating into MRIAIVAVDGSLLSAIAGLSDLFWMTNQMLNTLPVSSVGHLSNLSQLCFETIIVSADGKSLRDPQGRLIPVDHSFGQGLKYDAALVAGMALGPDGLPPGAPSITEAAAWLTQQHRQDVLVGAACAGTFVLGEAGLLDHRRCTTTWWLHHAFKRKFPKARTVWGTAIEEQDNIVTTGGPLSWVDLALHIIKRLAGADVAKMVADFSVTDSQPLPQMVYAPRGFMNTSDPLLLKAEQIIRHNHPQLTATGLAKAVNLSERTLHRRLKDLTNESPKQFITRVRIETACVLLETPGASIKQIALQCGYTEETAFRRAFTKLIGMTPVDYKRWSSARYGGQHALS; encoded by the coding sequence GTGCGTATTGCGATTGTTGCAGTTGATGGCAGCTTGCTCTCTGCGATCGCTGGGTTATCGGACTTATTCTGGATGACGAATCAAATGCTCAACACACTGCCAGTGAGTAGCGTAGGGCATTTGTCAAATCTAAGTCAGCTTTGCTTTGAAACCATCATTGTGAGCGCCGATGGCAAAAGTTTACGCGACCCTCAAGGGCGGCTGATCCCGGTAGATCATTCGTTTGGCCAAGGGCTTAAATATGATGCTGCTTTAGTGGCCGGCATGGCACTCGGCCCGGACGGCCTGCCGCCTGGCGCGCCTTCGATCACCGAGGCTGCCGCTTGGCTCACGCAACAGCACCGCCAGGATGTACTGGTCGGCGCTGCTTGTGCGGGCACATTTGTCTTGGGTGAGGCTGGCCTGCTTGATCATCGGCGCTGTACCACGACATGGTGGTTACATCATGCTTTTAAACGAAAATTTCCCAAGGCGCGGACCGTATGGGGGACTGCAATCGAAGAGCAAGACAACATTGTTACCACCGGCGGCCCTTTGTCCTGGGTTGATTTGGCATTGCATATCATCAAGCGTCTTGCCGGGGCCGACGTGGCTAAAATGGTGGCTGATTTTTCGGTGACCGATAGCCAGCCACTGCCGCAGATGGTCTATGCGCCGCGCGGCTTCATGAATACGTCCGACCCTCTATTACTCAAGGCTGAGCAAATTATCCGGCACAATCATCCTCAATTAACGGCTACCGGCCTGGCCAAAGCCGTTAACCTGAGTGAGCGAACGCTCCACAGGCGCCTCAAAGACTTAACCAATGAATCACCAAAACAGTTCATCACCCGCGTCAGAATTGAGACTGCCTGCGTATTGCTTGAAACACCAGGCGCCAGCATTAAACAAATTGCATTGCAATGCGGCTATACAGAAGAGACCGCCTTCAGGCGCGCTTTCACTAAGCTGATCGGCATGACGCCGGTAGATTACAAACGGTGGTCTAGTGCCCGTTATGGTGGGCAACATGCTCTCAGTTAA
- a CDS encoding FMN-dependent NADH-azoreductase, with the protein MNILHIDSSMMQSDSITRELSASIVAQIKISHPHAQVTYRDLVKNEVTHLTQAIAAGFRNTGLTDFDHATLKEHQLSEQLVTEFLASDFIVIGAPMYNFSVPTQLKSWLDRLAQVGRTFSYTANGPVGLASGKRIIVASARGGFYANTAIAFMDFQESYLKAFFAFMGIRDIHFVSAEGASKGEQVKAEGIRAAKDAIPAALINLTDLSAHTA; encoded by the coding sequence ATGAACATTTTGCATATTGACTCCAGCATGATGCAGAGCGATTCCATCACCCGTGAGTTGTCAGCGAGCATCGTGGCTCAGATTAAAATCAGCCATCCCCACGCGCAAGTGACCTACCGTGATCTGGTTAAAAATGAAGTCACGCACCTGACTCAGGCAATTGCTGCCGGATTTCGAAACACCGGCTTGACCGACTTTGACCATGCCACCTTAAAAGAGCATCAACTTTCCGAGCAATTGGTCACTGAGTTTCTGGCTAGCGACTTCATTGTCATCGGCGCGCCCATGTACAACTTCTCAGTGCCAACCCAATTAAAATCCTGGCTGGATCGCCTGGCTCAAGTGGGCAGAACGTTTAGCTATACAGCCAATGGCCCGGTTGGCCTGGCCAGCGGAAAACGTATTATTGTGGCTTCGGCGCGAGGTGGCTTTTATGCAAACACTGCCATAGCATTCATGGATTTTCAAGAGAGCTATCTCAAGGCTTTTTTTGCTTTTATGGGCATTCGCGACATCCACTTTGTTAGCGCTGAAGGCGCTTCAAAAGGCGAGCAAGTCAAAGCTGAAGGCATCCGCGCAGCTAAAGACGCCATCCCTGCAGCACTGATCAACCTCACCGACCTGTCTGCACACACAGCCTAA
- a CDS encoding YciI family protein has protein sequence MLYAITIKYIQTAEQIKQHLESHKAWLENYIHTGAILVAGPLESNIGGFILAFGKQLSVIQEMVENDPFYIHQLVTFDIQAFDPKIGASSFPEQWAPEAKRL, from the coding sequence ATGTTATACGCAATCACTATTAAATATATTCAAACCGCCGAGCAGATTAAACAACATCTGGAGTCGCACAAGGCCTGGTTGGAAAACTATATCCACACAGGTGCCATCCTTGTGGCCGGGCCACTTGAAAGCAATATTGGCGGTTTTATTTTAGCGTTTGGCAAGCAGTTGTCCGTGATACAAGAGATGGTAGAAAACGATCCTTTTTATATTCATCAACTGGTTACGTTTGATATTCAGGCTTTTGATCCAAAAATTGGCGCGAGCAGCTTTCCTGAGCAATGGGCACCAGAGGCAAAACGTCTATAA